In one Streptomyces marincola genomic region, the following are encoded:
- a CDS encoding UDP-N-acetylmuramoyl-tripeptide--D-alanyl-D-alanine ligase — MIPLTATAIAEATGGRLTAGTDPLLWVTAPASIDSRRVHPGGLFAALSGRHTDGHDHAPAAIAAGAALVLASRPVAAPAVQVADVTVALGALARHVAGHLSATVIGITGSNGKTSTKDLAAQVLAHHGPVTATGGSYNNELGFPLTILHATPDTRYLVLEMGARGRGHLGYLCDLVTPHVGLVLNVGTAHIGQYPDGQAGIAVAKSELVAGLPDADHGGLAVLNADDPLVSAMADRTRARPLWWSHHPHPTRVHARDVRLTQDGRAGFTLCTPEGTAPVTLSLTGRHHIGNALAVAATAHGLGLDTAMIAQALTEARPRSAGRMQTIVRDDGITLIHDAYNANPDSMSAALTALTSVTARRRIAVLGEMAELGEHAAQAHRHLGVLAAQAALDLLVVVGDDHAALIADAARAACDHLDIVSVRDARQAHDVLHRGLHPGDLVLIKASRAARLEDLVAALNDR, encoded by the coding sequence GTGATACCTCTGACCGCAACCGCCATCGCCGAGGCCACTGGAGGTCGCCTGACCGCCGGCACCGACCCCCTCCTGTGGGTCACGGCACCCGCAAGCATCGACTCACGCCGGGTCCACCCCGGCGGCCTGTTCGCCGCGCTCTCCGGCCGGCACACCGACGGGCACGACCACGCCCCGGCCGCCATCGCCGCGGGCGCGGCGCTGGTGCTCGCCTCACGGCCGGTGGCCGCCCCGGCCGTCCAGGTCGCCGATGTCACCGTCGCGCTCGGCGCGCTGGCCCGCCACGTGGCGGGCCACCTGTCGGCGACCGTCATCGGCATCACCGGATCGAACGGCAAGACCAGCACCAAGGATCTCGCCGCCCAGGTGCTGGCGCACCACGGACCCGTCACCGCCACCGGCGGTTCGTACAACAACGAACTCGGCTTCCCCCTCACGATCCTGCACGCCACCCCCGACACGCGCTACCTCGTCCTGGAGATGGGTGCCCGGGGCCGCGGGCACCTCGGCTACCTGTGCGACCTGGTCACGCCCCATGTAGGCCTGGTGCTCAACGTCGGCACCGCCCACATCGGCCAGTACCCCGACGGACAGGCCGGGATCGCCGTGGCCAAGAGCGAACTGGTCGCCGGACTCCCCGACGCCGACCACGGCGGCCTCGCCGTCCTCAACGCCGACGATCCGCTCGTCTCAGCCATGGCGGACCGCACCCGTGCCCGCCCTCTGTGGTGGAGCCACCACCCCCATCCGACGCGCGTGCACGCCCGCGACGTGCGCCTCACCCAGGACGGTCGCGCGGGATTCACCCTGTGCACCCCCGAGGGCACCGCGCCCGTCACGCTCTCGCTCACCGGTCGGCATCACATCGGCAACGCACTCGCCGTCGCGGCGACCGCTCATGGCCTGGGTCTGGACACCGCGATGATCGCCCAGGCGCTGACCGAGGCACGGCCCAGGTCCGCCGGACGTATGCAGACCATCGTCCGGGATGACGGTATTACCCTCATCCACGACGCGTACAACGCGAATCCGGACTCGATGTCGGCCGCTCTCACCGCGCTGACCTCGGTGACCGCGCGTCGCCGCATCGCGGTCCTGGGAGAGATGGCCGAGCTCGGAGAGCACGCCGCTCAAGCCCATCGCCACCTGGGCGTGCTCGCCGCACAGGCCGCTCTCGACCTCCTGGTCGTGGTCGGCGATGACCACGCCGCCCTGATCGCCGACGCCGCCCGCGCCGCATGCGACCACCTCGACATCGTCTCCGTCCGTGACGCACGGCAGGCCCACGACGTCCTCCACCGCGGCCTTCACCCCGGCGACCTCGTCTTGATCAAGGCCTCCCGGGCCGCCCGCCTCGAAGACCTCGTCGCCGCCCTCAACGACCGCTGA
- a CDS encoding L-threonylcarbamoyladenylate synthase — protein MISDQPELVLDRIECAARTLGAGGLVAFPTETVYGLGADAENVGAVERVFTVKGRPTTHPLIVHLGGAHQLAEWAADVPDTAHLIAERFWPGPLTLVLRRAARVPRVVTGGLDTIALRVPNHPVALKMLTAFGGGVAAPSANRFGEVSPTTTRHVHAGLGADVDYVLDGGPCSVGVESAIVDLTGEPAILRPGGVSREDLEHVLGRAVSVRAKSAVRVPGQFPSHYAPRARVLLVEPDRVLDEAELLAAQGQRVGVLLPPEFAGDAVSSSAQHVIAVPDSAAQYAQRLYGFLHDFDRHGCEVIVASLPALEGIGSAIADRLGRAAGPRDQASRGSGRFSGR, from the coding sequence GTGATTTCGGACCAACCCGAACTCGTACTCGACCGCATCGAGTGCGCCGCTCGCACCTTGGGTGCGGGCGGTCTGGTCGCGTTCCCCACCGAGACGGTGTACGGGCTCGGCGCCGATGCCGAGAATGTCGGCGCCGTGGAACGTGTCTTCACGGTGAAGGGGCGGCCGACGACGCATCCGCTGATCGTGCACCTCGGCGGCGCGCACCAGCTCGCTGAATGGGCGGCCGACGTGCCCGACACGGCGCACCTCATCGCCGAACGCTTCTGGCCGGGCCCGCTGACGCTGGTGCTTCGGCGGGCGGCCCGTGTTCCCCGTGTGGTCACCGGTGGCCTCGACACCATCGCGCTGCGGGTGCCGAACCATCCGGTCGCCTTGAAGATGCTGACGGCTTTCGGCGGCGGGGTGGCGGCGCCCTCGGCCAACCGCTTCGGCGAGGTCAGCCCTACGACGACCCGTCATGTCCATGCGGGATTGGGCGCGGACGTCGACTATGTGCTCGACGGTGGCCCGTGCTCGGTCGGCGTCGAGTCCGCCATCGTCGATCTCACGGGTGAGCCGGCGATCCTGCGCCCCGGTGGTGTGAGTCGAGAGGACCTCGAGCACGTACTGGGCCGTGCCGTGTCGGTGCGGGCCAAGAGCGCTGTCCGGGTTCCAGGCCAGTTCCCGTCGCACTACGCGCCGCGGGCCCGGGTGCTCCTGGTCGAACCGGACCGGGTCCTCGACGAAGCCGAACTGCTGGCGGCGCAAGGGCAACGGGTCGGTGTCCTTCTTCCCCCCGAGTTCGCGGGTGATGCCGTGTCGTCTTCCGCGCAGCACGTGATCGCGGTACCGGACTCGGCCGCACAGTACGCGCAGCGGCTCTATGGGTTCCTCCATGACTTCGACCGGCACGGATGCGAGGTCATCGTGGCATCACTTCCCGCCCTGGAGGGGATCGGATCGGCGATCGCGGACCGGCTCGGCCGGGCGGCCGGGCCCCGCGATCAGGCGAGTCGTGGCTCCGGCCGGTTCAGCGGTCGTTGA